In the Helicobacter typhlonius genome, one interval contains:
- the metG gene encoding methionine--tRNA ligase has translation MQTKTYITSPIYYVNDIPHIGHSYTTFLCDMLKKFYQLQGQDVVFTTGTDEHGQKIEQSAQKHQLSPQDYADKISIRFKELWNEFNIDYDIFVRTTDKAHCLSVQKAFEIMYVKGDIYKGSYEGHYCISCESFFTQTQLGANNSCPDCGKPTQIVQEESYFFALSKYQERLLAHFAKNPTMITPSFYQNEIINFISNGLNDLSITRTSFEWGVPLLSNPARKDDKAHVMYVWLDALLSYLSPLGYLSNEAKMPYWDNAVHFVGKDILRFHAVYWLAFLMSLDLPLPKHIYTHGWWTRDGAKMSKSIGNVINPKEMAATYGTESLRYFLLREMPFGQDGDFSERVLIERINAELSNDVGNLLNRLLGMGEKYFSLIIDSKDVATHFADEINELHSHIDKVCEKMMQMQPHRYIEELWKIYALGNNAISKYEPWKLIKNNQQEPAMALLGLIANILAKSAILLYPIMPQSAAKIAHVLRFSINEQSFERFITKKELLQPLTLEKIPPLFPRIQEEAKASDCKNTQSSAKSIKTAKEDSKDLESYIDIKDFKKLDIRIGTILECSAMEKSHKLLKLLVDVGEEKPRQILSGISQHYSPESLLNKQVCVIVNLKPAKLMGEISEGMILASEDENGLSLLGLDKARANGSRIS, from the coding sequence ATGCAAACAAAGACTTATATCACTTCACCTATTTATTATGTCAATGATATACCACATATCGGGCATTCTTACACAACTTTTTTATGCGATATGCTTAAGAAATTTTATCAACTTCAAGGGCAAGATGTGGTTTTTACTACTGGCACGGACGAACACGGGCAAAAAATCGAGCAATCCGCGCAAAAGCACCAACTTAGCCCACAAGACTACGCAGACAAAATTAGCATAAGATTCAAAGAATTATGGAATGAATTTAATATAGACTATGATATTTTTGTGCGCACCACGGATAAGGCACACTGCTTAAGTGTGCAAAAAGCTTTTGAGATAATGTATGTAAAGGGAGATATTTACAAGGGTAGTTACGAGGGGCATTACTGCATTTCGTGTGAGAGCTTTTTCACACAAACACAGCTTGGAGCAAACAACTCTTGCCCAGATTGTGGCAAACCAACACAAATCGTGCAGGAGGAGAGTTACTTTTTTGCACTTAGCAAATATCAGGAGAGGCTTTTAGCCCATTTTGCTAAGAATCCTACAATGATAACTCCTAGCTTCTATCAAAATGAGATTATCAATTTTATAAGCAATGGGTTAAATGACCTCTCAATCACGCGCACAAGCTTTGAATGGGGTGTGCCGCTCTTGTCAAATCCTGCGCGCAAAGATGATAAAGCCCACGTGATGTATGTGTGGCTTGATGCACTTCTAAGCTACCTAAGCCCCTTAGGCTATCTCTCTAATGAAGCAAAAATGCCTTATTGGGATAATGCCGTGCATTTTGTGGGAAAGGATATTTTGCGTTTTCACGCGGTGTATTGGCTTGCCTTTTTAATGAGCCTTGATTTGCCCCTACCTAAGCATATCTATACGCACGGGTGGTGGACGAGAGATGGTGCGAAGATGAGTAAGAGTATCGGCAATGTAATCAATCCCAAAGAAATGGCTGCCACTTATGGCACTGAATCTTTGCGCTATTTTTTACTGCGTGAAATGCCCTTTGGGCAAGATGGCGACTTTAGCGAGCGAGTGCTTATTGAGCGCATAAATGCCGAGCTTAGCAATGATGTGGGTAATCTCCTTAATCGCCTACTTGGAATGGGTGAGAAGTATTTTAGTCTTATTATAGATTCTAAAGATGTGGCGACACATTTTGCCGATGAGATTAACGAGCTTCATTCACACATTGATAAAGTTTGCGAAAAAATGATGCAAATGCAGCCTCATCGCTACATTGAGGAGCTGTGGAAAATCTACGCACTTGGCAATAATGCCATCAGTAAATACGAGCCGTGGAAACTCATCAAAAATAATCAGCAAGAACCCGCTATGGCATTACTTGGCTTAATTGCAAATATCCTCGCTAAAAGTGCGATTTTGCTCTATCCTATTATGCCTCAAAGTGCCGCTAAAATCGCTCACGTGCTAAGATTTAGTATTAATGAGCAAAGCTTTGAAAGATTTATCACTAAAAAAGAGCTTTTGCAACCGCTTACTTTGGAGAAAATCCCTCCACTTTTCCCACGCATACAAGAGGAGGCAAAGGCGAGTGATTGTAAAAATACACAATCTAGTGCAAAATCAATAAAAACAGCTAAAGAAGATTCTAAGGATTTAGAATCCTATATTGACATCAAAGATTTTAAGAAGCTTGATATACGTATAGGCACGATTTTAGAATGCTCCGCAATGGAAAAAAGTCATAAACTCCTTAAGTTACTCGTAGATGTGGGCGAGGAGAAGCCACGGCAGATTCTATCGGGCATATCACAGCATTACAGCCCAGAATCTCTGCTTAATAAGCAAGTATGCGTGATAGTCAATCTCAAACCAGCCAAGCTTATGGGCGAAATAAGTGAGGGAATGATACTTGCTAGTGAAGATGAAAATGGCTTATCGCTTCTAGGTTTAGACAAGGCACGAGCGAATGGGAGTAGGATAAGCTAG
- a CDS encoding class 1 fructose-bisphosphatase, giving the protein MSVIIETLRESALHIDTLLNQQNGSYLQSTNASGDMQLEVDVEADRIFQKALLELPSVKAICSEEQEEICYSNNKNAPYIIAYDPLDGSSLIDSNLSIGSIFGIYNEELKPSSLIASGYIVYGPRLEMVVAQEQVLHYRYDGAQWRNLGVLQLNTKGRINAPGGTQKHWESKHKTMIESLFMQGYRLRYSGGMVPDLHQILVKGGGLFSYPATTDAPNGKLRKLFEVFPLAFIYEKAGGYATDGTKRLLELEVGHIHESSPCFFGSKEEMELVRRIYE; this is encoded by the coding sequence ATAAGCGTAATTATTGAAACATTAAGAGAATCCGCCCTACATATAGATACGCTCCTCAATCAGCAAAATGGGAGCTATCTACAAAGCACGAATGCAAGTGGAGATATGCAGCTTGAAGTTGATGTGGAAGCAGATAGAATCTTCCAAAAAGCCTTACTTGAACTACCAAGTGTGAAGGCGATTTGCAGTGAGGAGCAAGAGGAGATTTGCTACTCAAATAACAAAAATGCACCCTATATTATCGCCTATGACCCGCTTGATGGTTCTTCGCTCATAGATAGCAATCTTAGCATAGGAAGCATTTTTGGAATCTACAATGAGGAGCTAAAGCCTAGCTCACTCATTGCAAGTGGCTACATTGTCTATGGACCGCGGCTTGAAATGGTAGTCGCGCAGGAGCAGGTGCTGCATTATCGCTATGATGGCGCACAATGGCGCAATTTAGGGGTTTTACAGCTCAATACCAAAGGGCGTATAAATGCACCCGGCGGCACACAAAAGCATTGGGAGAGTAAGCATAAGACAATGATAGAATCTCTATTTATGCAGGGCTATCGTTTGCGCTATTCTGGCGGTATGGTGCCTGATTTGCACCAGATTTTGGTTAAGGGTGGGGGGCTTTTTAGCTATCCTGCTACCACTGATGCACCAAATGGCAAACTTCGTAAGCTTTTTGAAGTTTTCCCCCTTGCTTTTATCTATGAAAAAGCGGGAGGTTATGCGACAGATGGGACAAAAAGGCTTTTAGAGCTTGAAGTAGGGCATATACACGAGAGCAGCCCCTGCTTTTTTGGGAGCAAAGAGGAAATGGAGCTTGTGAGGAGAATCTATGAGTGA
- the rpe gene encoding ribulose-phosphate 3-epimerase, which translates to MAKQVLVAPSVLSADFMRLGEEVESVCAAGCDYVHIDVMDGHFVPNLTMGPCVVEAIAKAASKPLDIHLMVRNVPFFVEFFLPLKPAFISVHLEEVQHLHRLIWHIKDSGVKAGVVLNPHTSEQLLEYILPDIDLVLLMSVNPGFGGQRFIESSIKKLHNIKKMRDRLNPKCLLEIDGGVSDKNIHTLKNTGIDMVVAGSFIFGSQNYAEAIAKLK; encoded by the coding sequence ATGGCAAAACAAGTTCTTGTCGCACCTAGTGTGCTTTCGGCGGATTTTATGCGACTTGGTGAAGAGGTAGAGAGTGTCTGTGCAGCGGGGTGTGATTATGTGCATATTGATGTAATGGACGGGCATTTTGTGCCAAATCTCACTATGGGTCCTTGTGTGGTAGAAGCCATAGCCAAAGCCGCCTCAAAGCCCCTTGATATTCACCTTATGGTGCGAAATGTGCCTTTTTTTGTCGAGTTTTTTTTGCCCCTAAAACCTGCATTTATAAGTGTGCATCTTGAAGAAGTGCAACATTTACATCGCCTCATTTGGCATATTAAAGATAGCGGTGTAAAAGCTGGTGTGGTGCTCAATCCACACACGAGTGAGCAGCTTTTAGAATACATCTTACCCGATATTGACTTGGTGCTTTTAATGAGTGTGAATCCGGGCTTTGGCGGACAGAGATTTATTGAATCTAGCATTAAAAAACTCCATAATATCAAAAAAATGCGCGATAGGCTTAATCCCAAATGTTTGCTTGAAATTGACGGGGGCGTGAGTGATAAAAATATCCACACACTTAAAAATACAGGGATTGATATGGTCGTGGCAGGGAGCTTCATCTTTGGTTCGCAAAATTATGCAGAAGCAATCGCTAAACTTAAATAG
- a CDS encoding 3'-5' exonuclease, whose product MTYAQLFEKLRTADMSEKEFRMYVKNIGGLYADVDSEIELLNGAGAPLFKEINGDEVRFSLSTHKKMWEESNLTFVDIETNGAKPQSSEIIEIGAIKTRGGKIIESFESYIYAPFVPENITELTGITYDHIANAPRKEQVLKQFKAFLGYSVFVAHNVNFDYGFLDYHLRQCGFFGLLNPKLCTIELAKKVIPSKRYALAYLNDFLSIHTPVSHRAYADALTSLKIFNIATMMFPPSVRSMQDLIDFSKGRVGYK is encoded by the coding sequence ATGACTTACGCCCAACTTTTTGAGAAACTCCGCACCGCTGATATGAGCGAGAAAGAATTTCGTATGTATGTGAAAAATATCGGCGGTTTATATGCAGATGTGGATAGTGAAATCGAACTGCTTAATGGGGCGGGTGCGCCTTTGTTTAAGGAAATTAATGGCGATGAAGTGAGATTTAGCCTTTCAACACATAAGAAAATGTGGGAAGAGAGCAATTTAACATTTGTCGATATTGAGACAAATGGTGCAAAGCCCCAAAGTAGCGAGATTATAGAGATTGGTGCGATTAAAACGCGTGGGGGTAAGATTATAGAATCTTTTGAGAGCTACATTTATGCGCCATTTGTGCCAGAAAATATTACCGAACTTACAGGCATTACCTACGATCACATAGCAAATGCTCCGCGCAAGGAGCAGGTTTTAAAGCAATTTAAGGCATTTTTAGGCTATAGTGTGTTTGTGGCGCATAATGTGAATTTTGACTATGGATTTTTGGACTATCATTTGCGACAATGTGGGTTTTTTGGTTTGCTTAATCCCAAACTTTGCACGATTGAACTTGCCAAAAAAGTTATTCCCTCTAAACGATATGCACTTGCCTATCTCAATGATTTTTTAAGCATACACACGCCTGTTTCACACCGCGCCTATGCTGATGCCCTTACAAGTCTAAAAATCTTTAACATTGCGACAATGATGTTTCCACCATCTGTGCGAAGTATGCAAGATTTGATTGATTTTTCAAAAGGGCGAGTGGGATATAAATAA
- the msrA gene encoding peptide-methionine (S)-S-oxide reductase MsrA: MATIYLAGGCFWGIQGYFDRLKGVQDSQVGYANSYIANPTYEMVCSGTSGAVEALELTYDRQILSLNEIMGRFLSIINPAALNFQGNDVGSQYRNGVYFVEVADEEIIRNNLRIWEQNHQKKAVTEVFALRNFYPAENYHQKYLVKNPNGYCHIDIESALEEWKK; encoded by the coding sequence ATGGCGACAATTTATCTTGCAGGTGGGTGCTTTTGGGGGATTCAAGGCTATTTTGATAGGCTAAAAGGTGTGCAGGATTCACAAGTGGGTTATGCGAACTCTTATATTGCAAATCCTACTTATGAAATGGTATGTAGTGGCACGAGCGGTGCGGTGGAGGCTTTGGAGCTTACTTATGATAGGCAGATTTTAAGCCTTAATGAGATTATGGGGCGATTTCTTAGTATTATTAACCCTGCCGCACTTAATTTTCAAGGTAATGATGTGGGGAGTCAATACCGCAATGGCGTGTATTTTGTGGAAGTAGCCGATGAGGAGATTATCCGCAACAATCTTCGAATCTGGGAGCAAAATCACCAAAAAAAGGCAGTTACAGAAGTGTTTGCTCTGCGGAATTTCTACCCCGCTGAAAATTATCATCAAAAGTATTTAGTAAAAAATCCAAATGGATACTGCCATATTGATATAGAATCTGCGCTTGAAGAGTGGAAAAAATAG
- the selA gene encoding L-seryl-tRNA(Sec) selenium transferase, which produces MPQDSHKTTKHDSQNNDLQALLRLIPKIDTLLSALKDFDKSMLMPLINAHLQELKQSLQNGHIDTQDFKERIANLIPTLESKAKKQCAPTLKRVINATGVVIHTNLGRSVFSEEILDEVMPFLRSYHTLEYDLAQGKRGERYTHCVKLLREICGCEDALLVNNNAASVFLILNTFAKHKEVIISRGELIEIGGSFRIPEIMASSESVLREVGTTNKTHLRDYENAINEQSAMIMKAHQSNFKQLGFVSSCHIKELIALSRAHHLIDYFDLGSGHLGVLHLTDEPSVQEICAYKPSLLSFSGDKLLGGCQVGIICGKAEFIKKLKTNPLLRAFRVDKCGILLLQATLQAYKDKAYHKIPTLAMLLADSKTLESKANALKEHICALNIATLEVKSIRLDSVAGGGSLPNENFSSFGLSLKAKNIDVENFESLLRERGIIAYIKEGSICLDMRTLLKGDEDYIVETISAIFKEARDE; this is translated from the coding sequence ATGCCACAGGATTCACACAAAACTACCAAACACGATTCGCAAAATAATGACTTGCAAGCACTCTTGAGACTTATTCCAAAAATAGATACCCTGCTCTCTGCTTTAAAAGATTTTGATAAATCTATGCTTATGCCACTCATAAACGCGCATTTGCAGGAATTGAAGCAGTCTTTACAAAATGGGCACATAGACACACAGGATTTTAAAGAGCGTATTGCAAACCTTATCCCCACGCTTGAATCCAAAGCAAAGAAGCAATGCGCCCCAACATTAAAGCGCGTAATTAACGCCACAGGCGTTGTGATTCACACAAATTTAGGACGCAGTGTATTTAGCGAGGAAATACTAGATGAAGTAATGCCATTTTTGCGCTCCTATCACACGCTTGAGTATGATTTAGCACAGGGCAAAAGGGGGGAGCGATACACGCATTGTGTGAAACTGCTGCGTGAGATTTGTGGCTGTGAGGACGCGCTATTAGTGAATAATAACGCTGCAAGTGTGTTTTTAATCCTTAATACTTTCGCAAAGCACAAAGAAGTCATTATCTCGCGCGGGGAGCTTATAGAGATTGGCGGGAGTTTTAGAATCCCCGAGATTATGGCGAGTAGCGAAAGTGTATTGCGCGAAGTAGGCACGACAAACAAGACGCATTTGCGCGATTATGAAAATGCCATTAACGAACAAAGTGCAATGATTATGAAAGCCCACCAAAGTAATTTTAAGCAACTCGGTTTTGTGAGCTCCTGTCATATAAAGGAGCTTATCGCGCTCTCACGCGCACATCATTTGATTGATTATTTTGATTTAGGGAGCGGACATTTAGGAGTTTTGCACCTCACAGATGAACCCAGTGTGCAAGAGATATGCGCCTATAAGCCCTCACTTCTTAGCTTTAGTGGTGATAAGCTTTTGGGTGGTTGCCAAGTGGGTATTATCTGTGGCAAAGCAGAATTTATAAAAAAGCTTAAAACCAATCCGCTGCTTAGAGCTTTTAGAGTGGATAAATGTGGTATTTTGCTCCTCCAAGCCACGCTTCAAGCCTACAAAGACAAGGCATATCATAAGATTCCAACACTCGCTATGCTTTTAGCAGATTCTAAAACTTTAGAATCTAAAGCCAACGCGCTAAAAGAACATATATGTGCGCTCAATATCGCAACACTAGAAGTAAAGAGCATAAGGCTAGATTCAGTTGCCGGTGGTGGTTCGCTTCCAAATGAAAACTTTAGCTCCTTTGGGCTTAGTCTAAAAGCAAAAAATATTGATGTAGAAAACTTTGAATCTTTGCTGCGAGAAAGAGGCATAATAGCCTACATTAAAGAGGGGAGCATTTGCCTTGATATGCGCACCTTGCTTAAGGGCGATGAAGATTATATTGTAGAAACAATATCAGCCATTTTTAAAGAGGCAAGAGATGAATAA
- the selB gene encoding selenocysteine-specific translation elongation factor — MNNDIIIGLAGHIDHGKTTLIKALNGFDGDSLNEEKQRGITLDLSFSALKLPTRNIAFIDVPGHEKLVKNMIAGTFGIDVLLLVVAANEGIMPQSIEHIKIADMLGIKSCVCVITKIDKFPKDELDEKITLLQSALKEQFSTCDMQLLESIALSLHPQVDNAKELEYIKNLLDSIPKPKTRDFGLFMYYIDRSFAIKGAGCVVTGSVLSGQCAPNDKLYAYNINKEVEIKGIQIHDLDTTIATPSHRVALNLSRISHNELQRGYLLAPKGYLRGFNSIDVGIFGKIKHNGIYQFYIGSAKYNAKVQILKQEGILSVFSKKPLTLATLKCDEVIFSVFSQHFILRNDEGEICGGIVLNPIIDPIKKHTKITLLQALAQKDFKYAFTLLTQIHKKGFGLVSSTQRFALSHAQSYDIAAHLESIFADEKSLTLYPLSQIELVKSNIIEIFTHNNAALLSASSLSLKHKWLSPALAQRTLDELKDEGQIISKNGLYMSRTCKIKDINTFVQEKLYNELEKQGCAPLAPYNIYESFDIDKKLGDNALKSLSLAKKVVRISHNLFITTNALNHIVSLMRELIATHGYVDVNILKTHTNLSRKYLIGYLEYLDKFEDIQCSEHKRSFKYTHKGS, encoded by the coding sequence ATGAATAATGATATTATCATAGGCTTAGCTGGGCATATCGACCACGGCAAGACAACGCTCATTAAGGCACTCAATGGCTTTGATGGCGATAGTCTTAATGAAGAGAAGCAAAGAGGTATTACACTTGATTTGAGCTTTTCTGCGCTCAAACTGCCAACGCGCAATATCGCCTTTATCGATGTGCCCGGGCACGAAAAGCTTGTGAAAAATATGATAGCCGGGACTTTTGGTATTGATGTGTTGCTCCTTGTTGTCGCGGCAAATGAGGGCATTATGCCTCAAAGCATAGAACACATAAAAATTGCCGATATGCTGGGGATAAAATCCTGTGTGTGCGTGATTACAAAGATTGATAAGTTTCCAAAAGATGAACTCGATGAGAAAATCACACTTTTACAATCCGCACTCAAGGAGCAATTTAGCACTTGTGATATGCAATTATTAGAATCTATCGCGCTCTCCTTGCACCCACAGGTAGATAATGCAAAGGAGCTAGAATATATAAAGAATCTGCTGGATTCTATACCAAAGCCCAAAACAAGGGACTTTGGGCTTTTTATGTATTATATTGATAGGAGCTTTGCGATTAAGGGCGCGGGTTGTGTTGTTACTGGCAGTGTGCTTAGCGGACAATGTGCGCCAAATGACAAGCTCTATGCTTATAATATCAACAAGGAAGTGGAGATTAAGGGCATACAGATTCACGATTTAGACACTACAATCGCCACTCCCTCTCATCGTGTCGCACTTAATCTTAGCCGCATTAGCCATAATGAGCTACAAAGAGGCTATCTCCTCGCGCCAAAGGGCTATTTGAGGGGATTTAATAGTATCGATGTGGGTATTTTTGGCAAGATAAAACATAATGGCATTTATCAGTTTTATATAGGGAGTGCAAAATATAACGCAAAGGTGCAAATTCTAAAGCAAGAGGGCATTTTATCAGTTTTTAGCAAAAAGCCTTTGACCCTTGCTACCCTTAAATGCGATGAAGTGATTTTTAGCGTATTTTCACAGCATTTTATTTTACGCAATGATGAGGGCGAAATATGCGGTGGCATAGTGTTAAATCCAATCATCGACCCAATCAAAAAGCACACAAAAATTACTTTACTCCAAGCCCTCGCACAAAAAGACTTTAAATACGCATTTACTTTACTTACACAGATTCACAAAAAGGGCTTTGGGCTTGTAAGCTCCACGCAACGTTTCGCCCTAAGCCACGCGCAAAGCTACGATATTGCCGCGCATTTAGAATCTATTTTTGCTGATGAAAAATCTCTCACTCTCTACCCACTCTCACAAATTGAATTAGTCAAGTCAAATATTATAGAGATTTTCACGCATAATAATGCCGCCCTACTCTCTGCTTCAAGCCTAAGCCTAAAACATAAATGGCTCTCTCCCGCACTCGCCCAACGCACCCTTGATGAACTAAAAGACGAGGGGCAAATCATCTCTAAAAATGGACTTTATATGTCTAGGACTTGCAAGATTAAAGATATTAACACTTTCGTGCAAGAAAAACTCTATAACGAGCTAGAAAAGCAAGGCTGCGCACCACTTGCACCCTATAATATCTATGAATCTTTTGATATTGATAAAAAGCTTGGCGATAATGCACTTAAATCCCTAAGCCTTGCTAAAAAAGTCGTGCGTATAAGCCACAATCTTTTTATTACCACAAATGCGCTTAATCACATTGTAAGTCTTATGCGTGAGCTTATCGCTACTCACGGCTATGTCGATGTAAATATCTTAAAAACACATACAAACCTTAGTCGCAAATACCTCATCGGCTACCTCGAATACCTCGATAAATTCGAGGATATACAATGTAGTGAGCATAAGCGGAGCTTCAAATACACACATAAAGGAAGCTAA
- a CDS encoding cysteine desulfurase, which produces MFESIHLDFLANVPQNKVANALFHTEFANPNTFDNAFLSTFKADSLSLAKFFDASFALGFDYSCGEFLSLFDTLHKHHFHIALAPSLSQQSFYAGERFTAIYPSAISFLPLNPNGIIKNCKICLESTQNHAHNHSTRTEADSKKIQENSVRTDCIDSTQSIAFFIPLINQDLLTLNPIKSLIEEIFTTYENVLIFCDISLFLSSLTQEKCAFLRSLMNLRVFFICNGESIGLIRKSGFILSPTQTLSPALKDYNTTQLLRPHLFKAALIALESILATPKAEDSKVQFFESLKAKLQDNIGLFAPLHLSAPNTLALRLKHIKAREIIQALQIEGIYAINGLDCLYGNAKPSFVLQSMGYEEAQCRELISISYVDLKDIESIATSIANAYLQLRQFC; this is translated from the coding sequence ATGTTTGAGTCAATACACCTTGATTTTTTAGCAAATGTCCCGCAAAACAAAGTAGCAAACGCGCTTTTTCACACAGAATTTGCAAATCCAAATACATTTGACAATGCCTTCTTAAGCACATTTAAGGCAGATTCTCTATCCTTAGCAAAGTTTTTTGATGCCTCATTTGCGCTAGGTTTTGATTATAGTTGTGGCGAGTTTCTCTCCCTTTTTGATACACTTCATAAACATCATTTCCACATAGCCCTAGCCCCTAGCCTATCACAGCAGAGTTTTTACGCGGGAGAGAGATTCACAGCGATTTATCCAAGTGCCATTTCATTTTTGCCGCTTAATCCTAATGGCATTATTAAAAATTGCAAAATATGTTTAGAATCTACACAGAATCACGCGCACAATCATTCTACGCGCACGGAGGCAGATTCTAAAAAAATACAAGAAAATTCCGTGCGAACAGATTGTATAGATTCTACACAATCCATTGCATTTTTTATTCCACTCATCAATCAAGACTTACTGACGCTAAACCCCATAAAATCCCTTATTGAGGAGATTTTTACCACTTATGAAAACGTGCTTATTTTTTGTGATATTTCACTTTTTCTAAGCTCCCTCACGCAAGAAAAATGTGCATTTTTGCGCTCCCTTATGAATCTTAGAGTATTTTTTATTTGCAATGGCGAAAGCATAGGTTTAATACGAAAGAGTGGCTTTATCCTAAGTCCCACGCAGACTTTGTCCCCTGCGCTAAAAGATTATAACACCACGCAACTTTTACGCCCACATCTCTTCAAAGCAGCACTTATTGCGCTTGAAAGCATACTTGCTACCCCTAAGGCTGAAGATTCTAAAGTGCAATTTTTTGAATCTCTAAAAGCAAAACTTCAAGATAATATTGGACTCTTTGCGCCCCTGCATTTAAGTGCGCCAAACACCCTAGCCCTGCGCCTTAAGCACATAAAGGCACGTGAGATTATCCAAGCTTTGCAGATTGAGGGCATTTATGCAATTAATGGGCTAGACTGTCTCTATGGGAATGCCAAGCCCTCTTTTGTGCTTCAATCTATGGGCTATGAAGAGGCGCAATGCAGGGAATTAATTAGCATTAGTTATGTGGATTTAAAAGATATTGAATCTATCGCTACGAGCATAGCTAATGCCTATTTGCAGCTACGGCAATTTTGCTAA
- a CDS encoding molybdopterin molybdotransferase MoeA: MVDFLQALKIGTSLPRTAHTRKNTIFESYGCVLSEDIIATKPLPPFDNSAMDGYAIKLEDYDKPCICDGIILAGDNAANLELQAGHTYKVMTGAMLPKGSEAVVQIEMAQDLGAKVIFECQEPKKGQNIRFQGEEITLDSVLLRKGKRLNHLDLSIIASQGIDTICTYAPLRVAIFSSGDEVIEPHLTAAPHQIYNTNATSLYTLLQSRGYECNYGGILPDNESALKLALARFSEYDVVITSGGASVGDADLIKNVLESMGATFLFDGVNLKPGRHLACATLGDTIIILLPGNPLALLLHTHTLILSFLESMQGSRNFYPKPISLKLVGEYHLKINTTSMILGKIEHNNFILYKGGKIGSSSLVNMWKNSGIAICKAGAHKTLCQDSNTSQIKEIYGLGQGGCIKVIPYNADFCDIIDFINELEN, translated from the coding sequence ATGGTTGATTTTTTACAAGCCCTTAAGATAGGCACTTCTTTGCCACGCACCGCACACACGCGTAAAAACACAATTTTTGAATCTTATGGCTGTGTCTTAAGCGAGGATATTATCGCCACAAAGCCTCTGCCACCCTTTGATAACTCCGCAATGGACGGCTATGCAATAAAACTAGAGGATTATGATAAACCTTGTATTTGCGATGGAATAATCCTAGCCGGAGACAATGCCGCAAACCTTGAGCTACAAGCCGGACATACCTATAAAGTGATGACAGGCGCAATGCTTCCAAAAGGTAGCGAAGCGGTAGTGCAAATCGAAATGGCACAAGATTTAGGTGCTAAAGTAATCTTTGAATGCCAAGAGCCTAAAAAAGGGCAAAATATCCGCTTTCAAGGCGAGGAAATCACGCTAGATTCTGTCCTTTTACGCAAAGGTAAGAGGCTCAATCACCTTGATTTAAGTATCATCGCCTCTCAAGGCATAGACACCATTTGCACCTACGCACCCTTGCGTGTAGCGATATTTTCAAGTGGTGATGAAGTCATAGAGCCGCACCTAACTGCAGCCCCTCATCAAATTTACAATACAAACGCTACGAGTCTTTACACACTTTTGCAATCACGCGGCTATGAATGCAACTATGGCGGGATTTTACCAGATAATGAAAGTGCGCTTAAACTTGCCCTAGCGCGTTTTAGTGAATATGATGTGGTAATTACAAGCGGTGGAGCAAGTGTGGGCGATGCGGACTTGATAAAAAATGTATTAGAATCTATGGGCGCTACATTTTTATTTGATGGTGTGAATCTAAAACCCGGCAGACACCTTGCCTGTGCGACTTTGGGTGATACAATTATTATCCTCCTACCCGGTAATCCCTTAGCCTTGCTGCTTCATACGCATACATTGATATTAAGCTTTTTAGAATCTATGCAGGGCTCGAGGAATTTTTATCCTAAACCCATAAGTTTAAAGCTTGTCGGGGAATATCATTTGAAAATAAACACCACATCAATGATTCTAGGTAAGATAGAGCACAATAATTTCATACTTTACAAAGGCGGAAAAATCGGTTCAAGCTCCCTTGTAAATATGTGGAAAAATAGTGGTATAGCAATATGCAAAGCAGGAGCGCACAAAACTTTGTGCCAAGATTCTAATACATCTCAAATCAAAGAAATATACGGTTTAGGACAAGGAGGGTGCATTAAGGTAATTCCTTATAATGCCGATTTTTGTGATATAATAGACTTCATTAATGAATTAGAGAATTAA